The following are from one region of the Heliangelus exortis chromosome 2, bHelExo1.hap1, whole genome shotgun sequence genome:
- the LOC139791934 gene encoding E3 ubiquitin-protein ligase TRIM7-like isoform X2, translating to MARAVLALGEQLQAEATCPLCLELFSEPLITPCGHNFCRGCLQTLLGVPPRPAACPQCRGTIAPGSLRPNRSLGAVAGLAGALEEEAARPRCPTHGEDLWVFCESCRLPLCPLCREEPRHRDHRTRLAQEAARELRETLQSNLVFLQKEKEGFKPKGEEEISALLEKVSSERQQLQDTFGELQQVLQEQEGLLLSQLDRALGDLTKEHQEYESRVSERRSLLDTLVVEIEKKREHPVVEFLMDVGKTLSRIEEAKTPIPEPISLELQRTLQSLSETNQLVVDVVAKFKASLLSRTDRERVKVTLDPGTANPILVLSEDLKTLRLGEQNQHLPDTPGRFTGSPSVLGSPGLSSGRHYWELEGKLRKIRVQLDYEAGWVSFYNAETMEKILHFEASFTEEVFPYFWLWSPENYIQLCD from the exons ATGGCGCGGGCGGTGCTGGCGCtgggggagcagctgcaggccGAGGCCAcctgtcccctctgcctggAGCTCTTCTCCGAGCCCCTCATCACCCCGTGCGGACACAACTTCTGCCGGGGCTGCCTGCAGACCCTGCTGGGGGTCCCGCCGCGCCCCGCCGCCTGCCCGCAGTGCCGCGGGACCATCGCTCCCGGTTCGCTGCGGCCCAACCGCTCCCTGGGGGCCGTGGCGGGGCTGGCGGGGGCtctggaggaggaggcggcTCGGCCCCGCTGCCCGACCCACGGAGAGGACCTGTGGGTCTTCTGCGAGAGCTGCCgcctccccctctgccccctctGCCGGGAGGAGCCCCGGCACCGGGACCACCGAACCCGCCTGGCCCAGGAGGCGGCCCGAGAGCTCCGG gagACACTCCAGAGCAACCTGGTTTTtctacagaaagagaaagaaggttTTAAGCccaaaggagaagaggagatcAGTGCCCTGCTG GAGAAGGTGTCCTCGGAGcggcagcagctgcaggacacctttggggagctgcagcaggtcctgcaggagcaggaggggctcCTGCTGTCCCAGCTCGACCGAGCACTTGGGGACCTCACCAAGGAGCACCAGGAATATGAATCCAGAGTTTCTGAGAGGAGATCCCTGCTGGACACGCTGGTGGTGGAGATAGAGAAGAAACGTGAGCATCCGGTGGTGGAGTTCCTGATG GATGTGGGCAAAACCCTGAGCAG AATTGAGGAGGCAAAGACCCCGATCCCAGAGCCGAtttccctggagctgcagaggacaCTTCAGAGCCTCTCTGAGACAAACCAGTTGGTTGTGGATGTGGTGGCCAAATTCAAAG cctccctgctgaGCAGGACAGACAGAGAGAGGG TGAAGGTGACGCTGGACCCGGGGACAGCAAACCCAATCCTGGTGCTCTCCGAGGACCTGAAAACCCtgaggctgggggagcagaACCAGCACCTCCCCGACACCCCCGGGAGGTTCACGGGCAGCCCCAGCGTGCTGGGCTCCCCGGGGCTCAGCTCCGGGAGGCATTactgggagctggag GGAAAGCTCCGGAAAATCAGGGTCCAGCTGGACTATGAAGCAGGCTGGGTGAGCTTCTACAATGCAGAGACCATGGAGAAGATCCTGCACTTCGAGGCCTCCTTCACTGAGGAGGTTTTCCCCTATTTTTGGCTCTGGTCACCCGAAAACTACATCCAGCTGTGTGACTGA
- the LOC139791934 gene encoding E3 ubiquitin-protein ligase TRIM7-like isoform X1, which produces MARAVLALGEQLQAEATCPLCLELFSEPLITPCGHNFCRGCLQTLLGVPPRPAACPQCRGTIAPGSLRPNRSLGAVAGLAGALEEEAARPRCPTHGEDLWVFCESCRLPLCPLCREEPRHRDHRTRLAQEAARELRETLQSNLVFLQKEKEGFKPKGEEEISALLEKVSSERQQLQDTFGELQQVLQEQEGLLLSQLDRALGDLTKEHQEYESRVSERRSLLDTLVVEIEKKREHPVVEFLMDVGKTLSRIEEAKTPIPEPISLELQRTLQSLSETNQLVVDVVAKFKASLLSRTDRERVKVTLDPGTANPILVLSEDLKTLRLGEQNQHLPDTPGRFTGSPSVLGSPGLSSGRHYWELEVGTGSSWAAGVALGSVLRKEPLSVAMGKLWALRLDWDGHYTALHSLPAPLGFQGKLRKIRVQLDYEAGWVSFYNAETMEKILHFEASFTEEVFPYFWLWSPENYIQLCD; this is translated from the exons ATGGCGCGGGCGGTGCTGGCGCtgggggagcagctgcaggccGAGGCCAcctgtcccctctgcctggAGCTCTTCTCCGAGCCCCTCATCACCCCGTGCGGACACAACTTCTGCCGGGGCTGCCTGCAGACCCTGCTGGGGGTCCCGCCGCGCCCCGCCGCCTGCCCGCAGTGCCGCGGGACCATCGCTCCCGGTTCGCTGCGGCCCAACCGCTCCCTGGGGGCCGTGGCGGGGCTGGCGGGGGCtctggaggaggaggcggcTCGGCCCCGCTGCCCGACCCACGGAGAGGACCTGTGGGTCTTCTGCGAGAGCTGCCgcctccccctctgccccctctGCCGGGAGGAGCCCCGGCACCGGGACCACCGAACCCGCCTGGCCCAGGAGGCGGCCCGAGAGCTCCGG gagACACTCCAGAGCAACCTGGTTTTtctacagaaagagaaagaaggttTTAAGCccaaaggagaagaggagatcAGTGCCCTGCTG GAGAAGGTGTCCTCGGAGcggcagcagctgcaggacacctttggggagctgcagcaggtcctgcaggagcaggaggggctcCTGCTGTCCCAGCTCGACCGAGCACTTGGGGACCTCACCAAGGAGCACCAGGAATATGAATCCAGAGTTTCTGAGAGGAGATCCCTGCTGGACACGCTGGTGGTGGAGATAGAGAAGAAACGTGAGCATCCGGTGGTGGAGTTCCTGATG GATGTGGGCAAAACCCTGAGCAG AATTGAGGAGGCAAAGACCCCGATCCCAGAGCCGAtttccctggagctgcagaggacaCTTCAGAGCCTCTCTGAGACAAACCAGTTGGTTGTGGATGTGGTGGCCAAATTCAAAG cctccctgctgaGCAGGACAGACAGAGAGAGGG TGAAGGTGACGCTGGACCCGGGGACAGCAAACCCAATCCTGGTGCTCTCCGAGGACCTGAAAACCCtgaggctgggggagcagaACCAGCACCTCCCCGACACCCCCGGGAGGTTCACGGGCAGCCCCAGCGTGCTGGGCTCCCCGGGGCTCAGCTCCGGGAGGCATTactgggagctggaggtgggcactgggagcagctgggctgcaggggtgGCTCTGGGGTCGGTGCTGAGGAAGGAACCCCTCAGCGTGGCCATGGGGAAGCTCTGGGCCCTGCGGCTGGACTGGGACGGGCACTACACAGCCCTCCATTCCCTCCCGGCCCCACTGGGATTCCAGGGAAAGCTCCGGAAAATCAGGGTCCAGCTGGACTATGAAGCAGGCTGGGTGAGCTTCTACAATGCAGAGACCATGGAGAAGATCCTGCACTTCGAGGCCTCCTTCACTGAGGAGGTTTTCCCCTATTTTTGGCTCTGGTCACCCGAAAACTACATCCAGCTGTGTGACTGA